A window of Castanea sativa cultivar Marrone di Chiusa Pesio chromosome 1, ASM4071231v1 contains these coding sequences:
- the LOC142632211 gene encoding uncharacterized protein LOC142632211, translating to MVKMDFSEHWIKLLMLCVKTVSYSILINRSKTTIFFNKATCEETKNHIKTALGVPEIVQYERVFKLRFFPDCSILEATNSTSGSHAWRSILKGRDVLLQGARWRVGSGESISVWNDAWLLSLDHPKILSQVVPGFEDAKVSNLINPISRRWEVDLIRGLFPPEEAEVILSIPLSNLPMKDKCPKIAEVWDDIQGFEFRQLLNFQSFKDLVAFVHTKVKNLELMAMVMWTVWHRRNQIKVSSQDFPASQVLPQAKQALTDFKHLNASLPPQQDASGNPLARTHWSPPPRDCFKVNFDGASFSDLGKAGLGVVIRDCNGRVVASLLE from the exons ATGGTGAAGATGGATTTCTCAGAGCATTGGATTAAATTGCTCATGCTTTGTGTCAAGACAGTGTCATACTCGATCCTG ATTAACCGAAGTAAGACAACAATTTTCTTCAACAAAGCTACCTGTGAGGAGACCAAGAATCATATAAAGACAGCCTTGGGAGTCCCAGAAATTGTGCAGTATGAGAG GGTTTTTAAACTAAGATTTTTTCCGGATTGCTCTATCTTGGAAGCCACAAATTCTACTTCGGGATCACATGCCTGGCGAAGTATTTTGAAAGGAAGGGATGTCCTTCTCCAAGGTGCAAGATGGAGAGTAGGAAGTGGGGAATCAATTAGTGTATGGAATGATGCTTGGTTGCTATCCCTTGATCATCCTAAAATCCTCTCACAGGTTGTTCCAGGATTTGAAGATGCTAAGGTTTCAAACCTTATAAACCCAATTTCAAGAAGGTGGGAGGTTGATCTTATCCGTGGACTTTTTCCTCCAGAAGAAGCAGAGGTGATACTCAGCATTCCACTTAGCAATCTCCCCATGAAAGATAAG TGCCCAAAGATTGCAGAAGTCTGGGATGATATACAAGGCTTTGAATTTCGACAACTACTCAACTTCCAATCTTTCAAGGACCTGGTTGCTTTCGTGCATACAAAAGTGAAAAATCTGGAGTTGATGGCAATGGTAATGTGGACAGTTTGGCACCGACGAAATCAAATCAAAGTTAGCTCACAGGACTTCCCTGCATCACAAGTGCTTCCCCAAGCCAAGCAAGCTTTGACAGATTTTAAGCACCTAAATGCTTCACTCCCTCCTCAACAAGATGCATCTGGAAACCCACTGGCTCGGACTCACTGGTCTCCACCTCCACGAGATTGTTTCAAGGTAAATTTCGACGGGGCATCTTTTTCCGACCTGGGCAAGGCAGGGCTGGGTGTAGTGATTAGAGACTGCAATGGTAGGGTGGTGGC
- the LOC142632200 gene encoding uncharacterized protein LOC142632200 codes for MGGSNRSQSQMQLFKDVIDECGFIDLGFVGSQFTSQKHFADGHSIWERLDRGLANNEWFLKFSGSKVHHLHSDSSDHSPLWITPHGLDLPLVVKPFRFEEMWLLNSGCSSIVEVVWCSTEEGADVEVMVTNKIKKCGKELSRWNQTHFGNVRQELARKRKELCEAEKVAMGSGCNQRVRSLKQDILELVDKENRLWFQKSKVLWAKFGNRNFKFLHSHASQRKRKNLIHKIQDTHGQWRTDKDEIADCLVHYYQELFSTTNNQFCDLATNSIQRVITVEMNG; via the coding sequence ATGGGAGGAAGCAATAGAAGCCAATCACAAATGCAACTCTTCAAGGACGTAATCGATGAATGTGGATTCATTGATCTTGGATTTGTGGGCTCTCAATTCACTTCGCAGAAGCATTTTGCCGACGGACACTCTATTTGGGAACGGTTGGACCGAGGACTAGCCAACAATGAGTGGTTCTTGAAATTTTCGGGTTCAAAAGTGCACCACCTTCATTCCGATTCCTCAGACCATAGTCCCCTATGGATTACACCCCATGGTTTAGATCTTCCTTTAGTTGTCAAACCCTTCCGATTTGAGGAAATGTGGCTCTTGAATAGTGGTTGTTCTAGCATAGTTGAAGTTGTATGGTGTTCTACGGAGGAGGGCGCAGATGTGGAAGTGATGGTCacaaacaaaattaagaaatgtgGTAAGGAGCTAAGCAGGTGGAACCAGACCCACTTTGGAAATGTGAGACAAGAATTagcaaggaaaagaaaagaactttgTGAAGCAGAAAAGGTGGCCATGGGGTCTGGGTGCAATCAGAGGGTCAGAAGTCTAAAGCAAGATATTTTAGAGCTAGTTGACAAGGAAAATAGGCTTTGGTTTCAAAAGTCAAAGGTGCTATGGGCAAAATTTGGAAACAGGAACTTTAAATTTCTTCACAGCCACGCCTcacaaagaaagaggaagaaccTTATCCATAAAATCCAAGATACTCATGGTCAATGGAGAACGGATAAGGACGAAATAGCTGATTGTTTAGTACATTACTACCAGGAGCTCTTTTCGACaacaaataatcaattttgtgacTTAGCCACAAACTCCATTCAGAGGGTCATTACTGTTGAAATGAATGGTTAA